In the genome of Diabrotica undecimpunctata isolate CICGRU chromosome 2, icDiaUnde3, whole genome shotgun sequence, the window gctgaggatcgtgatttcctacaatgcgggctgtcaattctctccatctcttgcgattttgggctgctctcatggactcggaaaacgtctctccagtggctttctgtacttgatctgaccatcggataggtgagcgtcctctgcctctacgtccttctacgtttccgcacacaattagtctttctaagttgtcattgtctcttctcgcaatgtggccaaaaaactttaaaacatttgcaagacactgagaggagagtctggtctgaatgtttagcttttcgagaatcgactgattggatctgtgctccgtccacgagacgcgtagcattcgtctccagcaccacatttcgaatgcgtcaattcttttcctatcctctgattttattgtccatgtttcggcaccgtaactgaagattgaaaaaatgagtgtccgtaccagtctcattttgagttttttggataaagagcggtccttccatatttttgacagtcgacttatcgcgttcttggccatccctattcttctgcgaatttccgtatgggaggaggctgcattgcttaaggaagatcctagatacgtgaactcgtctactttctcgaattgatttagggcgcctgttgtttggaggatattcgcgtggtccacaatcatgatttttgttttctgattattaatcttgagcccacacttgttgctttcggtttctactctctttatcagtctcgacatctcctcttcagatgttgctatcagtgttgtatcgtctgcgaatcttaaggttgagatcttttttcctgcaatggagatgccgcctctccatccatcgagtgcgttcctcattatgtattctccatataaattgaacaggtctggagatagtatgcacccttgtcgtacacctctgctggttttgaaggtatcagattgctggttttcaattcttattttaactgagttatcttcgtataagtttttaattaatattgccaaatgatctggaactcccatctcatgaagaactgtccagagaacttcccacttcacacaatcaaatgccttttggtagtctagaaaacagattattattggaattttaaattcgcgggccttttctatgagctgccgcatattaaggatttgctctctcgtacccttccctttgacaaagcctgcttgttcttggggaatttgtttgtctaagtattgttgcaaacggcgtttaatgattcttagtaatattttgcttggatgggaaatcagtgagatggtacgataattactacactttgtagttgttccttttttatggattggtatgcacaatgatgtgcgccattctctgggccactttccgcatctccaaattttattacaaattttccacattatgtaacatcctttgtctcccatgttctgaaggagctctcccgtgagatcatcgcagccaggggatttattcttcttgaggtgagttacagcttcttcaatctcggacagcagaatttcaggttcagggttgtatgcgatgttttcgagggctgaagtgtggcctagatttacgtgttcttccctgtagagctctgaacaatagtttttccatgtttccaatactctgtcgatatcacttatgataataccatgtttgtcctctattgcatAGTTCTTGGGTTTAAATTCTCTCGCAAGAATTTTCACTTTCCGGAAGAGGTCTTTGGTTTCATTTCGATATCCGTGATTTTCTATCTCTTGACAGATTTCAGAGATGTATTCTTGTTTGTCTTTTCGGCATCTTCGTTGAATATCTCTGGAGAGAGCTTTATATGTCTGTTGATCACAGGGGCCAACTTTAAGTTGCTTTCTTTGTTCAATCACTTTCCACGTGTTTCTGCTGATCCACGGTTTAATGCTATTATTTATAGATGGTTGGCGACATTGGTTCACTGTTGTTACGATGGTTTCTTTAATATCTGTCCAGGCTTCATCCACACTTTGTTCTGCCTGATTGTTCTCTATTCTGGTTAGTGCTGGTTCAATTCTCTCTTTAAAGGTAGCTAATTCGGGGTCCGTTAGCCTAAAAGAACGGGGAGAAGCTTTGCGTATGTTCTTGAAACGTATTCTGTAATCAGCCATTAAGAGCTGGTGATTGCTTCCGCATTCTGCTCCTGGAAATGTTTTTGCGTTGGTAATTGAAGACTTCCATCTCGAACTGATCAGAAtaaagtctatttgatttcttgttctatctccaggtgatttccaggtatagagtctacgCGGATGATGCTTGAAATGCGTGTTCATTACAGAAAATTTCCTTTGGTTGCAGAATTCTAATAGTCGGTCTCCTCGCTCATTCCTATCTCCTAGACCATATGGCCCTACAATCATCTTCATGTGGTCATCTAGATTCGTTCTTCCAagtttggcattaaagtcgcctagtATCACCACTATGTCTTTGTTTGGTATTTTATCAAGTACACCTTCGAGAGCCATATAAAAGTCTTCTAGTGTTTTTACTAGATTAATAGAATTAGTTATTACTAGAACAAGGggacagaaataaaatggaatactaagaaataaacaaaactattaaaaaatatatcaaggagtgtaaacggagagtataggaagaaaagatagagaaaacaattgaaaaaaatagaaacatgaagtgcttaaagcagaacctgggaaacatacaaattaatagcataaagaacaaagaagaagtggagaccaacaatataaaagaaattctacagataacgcacgaatattatacaaatctctataaaaccgttgattgaataacccaatttggattattcaatcaacgataaaacagaacaaaaattaaCCCAAAAAATCCGTaatcagttacaactgaaaataaagaacgttaactctgacctacaaccagaaatcagtaaaaattaaataaaaaaggcactcaaagaaatgaagaataacaaatctcctgggaaagatggaataactggaaatgctaaaaaatggggggaaactacagtggaagtcctttatgtactaatgaataaaatattgaacacaaaataAATACTCACGTCATGGAACGAGAcaataacactattactatttaagaaaggcgatagaaaagatctgaaaaactacctag includes:
- the LOC140433642 gene encoding uncharacterized protein, with product MALEGVLDKIPNKDIVVILGDFNAKLGRTNLDDHMKMIVGPYGLGDRNERGDRLLEFCNQRKFSVMNTHFKHHPRAECGSNHQLLMADYRIRFKNIRKASPRSFRLTDPELATFKERIEPALTRIENNQAEQSVDEAWTDIKETIVTTVNQCRQPSINNSIKPWISRNTWKVIEQRKQLKVGPCDQQTYKALSRDIQRRCRKDKQEYISEICQEIENHGYRNETKDLFRKVKILAREFKPKNYAIEDKHAVVRSS